A stretch of the Pirellulales bacterium genome encodes the following:
- a CDS encoding transposase, with product MPQSLAKVIVHSTFSTKGRVPILQDATLRRELYAYLATVLKNLDSPALTIGGVADHIHVLNALARTKTIAEMIEEAKTSTSKWLKTKAPSLRDFHWQNGYGIFSVSESKLPDVRRYIENQEEHHRTLTFQDEFRALCQRHGVQIDERYAWD from the coding sequence ATGCCGCAGTCCTTAGCCAAGGTCATCGTTCACAGCACCTTTAGCACAAAAGGCCGCGTTCCTATTTTGCAAGATGCCACACTGCGGCGCGAACTTTATGCCTATCTTGCTACGGTGCTGAAGAATCTCGATAGTCCCGCTCTGACGATCGGCGGAGTTGCGGACCACATTCATGTTCTCAATGCGCTGGCAAGAACCAAAACGATTGCGGAAATGATCGAGGAGGCCAAAACCTCCACCTCAAAGTGGCTCAAAACCAAGGCTCCATCACTGCGCGATTTTCATTGGCAAAATGGTTATGGGATATTTTCCGTCAGCGAATCGAAGCTGCCAGACGTGCGACGATATATCGAAAATCAAGAAGAGCATCACCGCACTTTGACCTTTCAAGACGAATTTCGCGCGCTTTGCCAGCGG